The following coding sequences lie in one Candidatus Nitrospira allomarina genomic window:
- a CDS encoding DUF4347 domain-containing protein yields the protein MKTLLALEPRILFDGAALSTGAEVAQDQTAQNQTMPGTDGHVETNSDAVMAADGEADWADSFSLAAPTPSGRREIVFIDTRVEDYQTLMKGIHPSAEVILLDAERDGLEQIAEVLEGRNAVDAIHLIGEGTEAELHLGTAFLTNDSISNHYAALLSQIGQSLSADADLLIYGCTFGRGQAGFSAIQTLAELTGADIAASTDRTGHVSEYANWELEVSVGSIETSIVIGEATQKAWEGVLATFTVTNTNDAGAGSLRQAIIDANAAPGTDTIIIPTGTYVLTTGQLQINDHVIITGAGATTTIIDGNANERVFETTGSSTTTMSGITIQNGRESGNGAGVYVNNSSILNLSDAILTNNNGTGGDGGAFHVHGTLNLNRVLIDNNQANKGAGIYFHNAIGGTLTNVTISGNTATNEGGGIWTENPITIMNSTIAFNTAPLGGGVYDKDGMEITITNSILHNPGSPNSFGTLISGGNNIDSDGTAGLGDPLDGADPMLGALLPNGGPTDTHALQAGSPALNAGTTSGAPAVDQRGFTRDAAPDIGAYEYKSSAFVSKSEFTVNDPSGNNEMTSGPVRGAERAVDIAPNGDYVVVWTNGTSNDKVFAKVLDGGGNEKVAQFQVNIGGGTNAWTDVAVDDSGNFVVTWTQGNDVFMRRFLPNGTAVDAGDVRVNTITSNTQQNPSVNMNGTGDFVIGWEGDGGGNEGIFVRLGSFGGGLVGGDITVNTAAAAKDPSVGIDDSGNFVVVWDNGSDVFFQLYNSAGVPQNSGQVDVFLQLSAGAAAVDMSGDGRFTVAYRASILSVDVYARQFDAAGNALFLPKIVNTSVLGTQTNPSVTMDDIGEFIVVWEGAGDRPGQNDNAGVFGQKFNASGQKIGVEFLINQTTGNVQDRASVAMLDRDNFVAVWTGSDGAQTDIFARQYGATTSPTLDLDANDSSGATGNDYAFTFTEGDVPTAIADSDTNLADVDSTTFAYVTLSVSGLLDGNAEVLILDGDTFALATDAPGQDTTGGNYHVRVSTATGTALLTIIKQSGGTFTEIEMETLIKGIRYQHQDTGAPTDGDRLIEVRVNDGTTDSAAARTTINVDPANDQPVFGGLDNTPTFTEGGAAVVLDSNATIADAELDAANDYNGATLTLARNGGANAEDVFAESGTLSTLTESGSLVVGGTTIGTVTTNSGGTLVLTFNSNATTALVNSALQQITYANSSSNPPANVQVDFVINDGNSGGQGSGGALSGTGSITVTINAVNDPPSLDLDVNDSSGATGNDYALTFTEGGGPIGIADSDTDLVDPDNTSFAYVKLGVSGLLDGNAETLVLDGNTFTLGTAVAGQNTTGGNYHVAIATGAGTATVTITKQGGGTFTEVETETLIKAIQYQHTDTNAPTDGDRLIDVFVNDGTADSAAARTTINVNPVNDPPVAVGDGFIVNEGSTTILNLSNNDSDPDDGLDLTSITIVSGPTNGTITSINPDGTVTYTHNGSETLADSFTYTIRDLSGLTSNTVTVDLTVTPVNDAPIAVADAFTVNEGSTTILNLSNNDTDPDDGLDLTSITIVSGPANGTITSINPDGTVTYTHNGSETLADSFTYTIRDLSGLTSNTIRVDLIVSPINDAPVITSNGGGTTANVSVVTGTTAVTNVNATDAESNPWTYSIIGGADAALFTIDPVTGVLTFITAPDFQAPGDVGADNIYDVIVQVSDGLAVDTQALAVTVTQVNVPPQIFIPPPPDSPPSPDPRPRDTGEETSEDQAPGNGGSLDPGSPGNIPDGGQASTITGAKNSVTENTLGRQELPAKQEDGERTGIVGIVNDMWSVLRKSLDITAFKNEIRSLLHRSGFLQDLDRVRDDVQEVAATEQTYLASSIAVSTGLSIGYVVWLLRSGVLLTALLSSVPAWQFVNPLLVLDAEGKKKQQRGQKDVDGDSVESLFEKPTISAEIGEKKTGGPAKALRSRWFNWNKG from the coding sequence ATGAAAACACTATTAGCTCTCGAACCAAGAATTCTCTTTGATGGAGCCGCCCTTTCCACGGGGGCAGAAGTGGCTCAGGATCAGACCGCTCAAAATCAAACGATGCCGGGTACCGATGGGCATGTAGAGACCAATTCCGATGCCGTCATGGCCGCTGACGGTGAAGCCGATTGGGCCGACAGCTTTTCACTTGCCGCACCCACTCCATCAGGTCGACGGGAAATTGTCTTCATCGATACCAGGGTTGAGGATTACCAGACCCTGATGAAAGGTATCCATCCTAGCGCAGAAGTCATTCTTCTGGATGCAGAGCGGGACGGACTTGAACAAATTGCCGAGGTACTCGAGGGCCGGAATGCCGTAGATGCCATTCATCTCATTGGAGAAGGCACCGAAGCGGAACTGCATTTAGGCACGGCCTTTCTCACCAATGATTCGATCAGCAATCACTATGCGGCGCTGTTGAGTCAGATCGGGCAAAGTCTGTCTGCCGACGCCGATCTGTTGATCTATGGCTGTACCTTTGGACGCGGTCAGGCCGGCTTCTCTGCGATCCAAACACTAGCCGAACTGACAGGGGCTGATATTGCCGCGAGCACGGACCGGACCGGCCACGTCAGCGAATATGCCAACTGGGAACTGGAAGTCTCAGTTGGCTCCATAGAAACATCCATTGTCATTGGCGAAGCCACCCAAAAAGCCTGGGAGGGTGTCCTCGCGACCTTTACCGTCACCAATACGAATGACGCCGGAGCAGGGTCACTTCGTCAGGCCATCATCGACGCCAATGCCGCACCCGGAACCGACACGATTATCATTCCTACAGGCACGTATGTGTTGACCACAGGGCAACTGCAAATAAATGACCATGTGATTATCACCGGAGCCGGCGCAACCACCACCATCATCGATGGCAATGCAAATGAACGGGTGTTTGAGACCACAGGAAGCAGTACGACCACCATGAGCGGGATCACAATTCAAAACGGTCGTGAAAGTGGGAATGGGGCCGGGGTGTATGTCAATAACTCCAGCATTCTGAATCTGAGCGATGCCATCCTGACGAATAACAACGGCACGGGGGGCGACGGTGGAGCTTTCCACGTGCATGGCACACTGAATCTTAACCGGGTGCTCATTGATAATAACCAGGCAAATAAGGGAGCCGGAATCTATTTTCACAATGCCATTGGAGGCACTCTGACCAACGTCACGATCAGCGGCAACACCGCGACCAACGAAGGGGGTGGGATCTGGACGGAGAATCCCATCACGATTATGAATTCCACGATTGCGTTTAATACGGCACCCCTTGGCGGTGGCGTGTATGACAAGGATGGCATGGAGATCACCATCACCAATTCGATTCTTCATAATCCAGGATCACCCAATAGTTTTGGCACGTTAATCTCGGGTGGGAACAACATCGACAGTGATGGCACGGCGGGATTAGGTGATCCATTGGATGGTGCCGACCCCATGCTCGGAGCTCTACTTCCTAACGGCGGCCCCACGGACACCCATGCACTGCAAGCCGGCAGTCCGGCTCTCAACGCGGGCACGACATCCGGTGCGCCTGCCGTTGACCAGCGGGGATTCACCCGTGATGCGGCGCCGGACATTGGCGCGTACGAATATAAATCCTCTGCCTTTGTCTCAAAAAGTGAATTCACGGTCAACGATCCATCCGGAAACAACGAAATGACCAGCGGCCCGGTGCGAGGAGCCGAAAGGGCTGTCGATATCGCGCCCAACGGCGATTACGTGGTGGTCTGGACGAACGGAACTTCAAACGACAAGGTGTTCGCGAAGGTGTTGGATGGTGGTGGCAATGAGAAGGTCGCGCAGTTTCAAGTCAATATCGGTGGTGGGACGAACGCGTGGACGGATGTCGCCGTCGACGACAGCGGGAATTTCGTCGTCACCTGGACTCAAGGGAACGATGTGTTCATGCGCCGCTTCCTGCCCAACGGCACTGCCGTGGATGCTGGAGATGTACGAGTCAACACGATCACCTCCAACACTCAGCAAAACCCATCCGTGAACATGAACGGTACCGGGGATTTCGTGATCGGCTGGGAAGGCGATGGCGGAGGCAATGAAGGCATCTTCGTGCGCCTGGGCAGCTTTGGCGGAGGATTAGTCGGCGGTGACATTACCGTGAACACCGCCGCTGCCGCTAAAGATCCGTCTGTGGGCATTGACGATTCGGGAAACTTCGTCGTCGTGTGGGATAACGGATCGGACGTCTTCTTTCAACTCTACAACAGCGCAGGTGTTCCACAAAACAGCGGTCAGGTTGACGTATTCTTACAGCTCAGTGCCGGTGCCGCCGCAGTGGATATGAGTGGCGACGGCCGGTTCACCGTGGCCTATCGAGCTTCCATCCTGAGCGTGGATGTCTACGCCAGACAATTCGACGCCGCAGGGAATGCGCTCTTCCTGCCAAAAATCGTGAACACCTCGGTTCTAGGCACTCAGACGAATCCCTCCGTGACCATGGACGATATCGGTGAGTTCATCGTTGTGTGGGAGGGTGCCGGAGATCGCCCTGGGCAGAATGACAACGCCGGTGTTTTCGGCCAGAAATTTAACGCCAGTGGTCAAAAAATCGGTGTTGAGTTTTTGATTAATCAAACTACCGGCAACGTGCAGGACCGCGCCTCGGTAGCCATGCTGGACCGTGATAACTTTGTGGCCGTCTGGACCGGCAGCGACGGGGCGCAAACCGATATTTTTGCGCGCCAGTACGGGGCCACCACCTCACCGACTCTGGATCTGGATGCCAATGACAGTTCGGGTGCCACAGGCAACGATTATGCTTTCACCTTTACCGAGGGCGACGTCCCAACGGCAATTGCCGACAGCGACACCAACCTGGCGGATGTGGACAGCACGACATTCGCTTACGTGACTCTATCCGTCAGCGGCCTGCTGGACGGCAATGCGGAGGTTTTGATCCTCGACGGTGATACGTTTGCCCTGGCCACCGATGCGCCAGGCCAGGACACCACCGGTGGCAATTACCATGTGCGGGTATCCACGGCCACCGGCACGGCCCTCTTGACGATCATCAAGCAGAGCGGCGGAACATTTACTGAGATCGAGATGGAAACGCTCATCAAGGGGATTCGATATCAGCACCAGGATACGGGCGCTCCCACCGACGGGGACCGGCTGATCGAGGTGAGGGTGAATGACGGCACGACCGACAGTGCCGCAGCCCGCACGACCATCAACGTGGATCCTGCCAATGATCAGCCGGTCTTCGGCGGTCTGGACAACACGCCTACCTTCACTGAAGGCGGTGCGGCGGTGGTGCTCGACAGCAATGCCACGATCGCCGACGCTGAACTGGATGCCGCCAATGATTATAACGGTGCCACACTCACCTTGGCCCGGAACGGCGGAGCCAATGCGGAGGATGTGTTCGCTGAAAGCGGCACGCTGAGTACTCTGACCGAAAGCGGCAGCCTGGTTGTTGGCGGTACGACCATCGGCACCGTCACTACCAACAGCGGTGGGACATTGGTTCTCACTTTCAACAGTAACGCCACCACCGCCCTGGTCAACAGTGCCCTGCAGCAGATCACCTATGCCAATAGCAGCAGCAACCCTCCGGCCAACGTGCAAGTTGATTTTGTGATTAACGACGGCAACTCGGGCGGACAAGGCAGCGGCGGCGCGCTGAGCGGTACGGGATCCATCACCGTCACCATCAATGCGGTCAATGACCCACCATCCCTCGATTTGGATGTAAACGACAGCTCCGGGGCCACGGGAAACGACTATGCCCTCACATTCACTGAAGGCGGCGGGCCGATTGGCATCGCCGATAGTGACACGGATTTAGTTGACCCGGACAATACCTCCTTCGCCTATGTGAAACTGGGCGTGAGCGGACTGCTGGACGGCAATGCCGAGACACTCGTGCTCGACGGCAATACCTTTACCCTAGGGACCGCGGTGGCCGGACAGAACACCACCGGCGGGAACTATCATGTGGCGATCGCCACGGGTGCCGGAACAGCCACTGTCACGATAACCAAACAAGGCGGCGGGACGTTTACAGAGGTCGAGACGGAAACGTTGATCAAGGCGATTCAGTACCAGCACACAGATACGAACGCTCCCACCGATGGGGACCGATTAATCGACGTGTTTGTCAATGACGGCACCGCAGACAGTGCGGCAGCCCGCACGACCATCAACGTCAATCCCGTCAATGATCCCCCGGTAGCCGTGGGGGATGGTTTTATCGTCAATGAAGGGTCGACCACCATCCTGAACCTTTCCAACAATGATAGCGATCCCGATGACGGGTTGGATCTGACCAGCATCACCATTGTCTCCGGCCCCACCAATGGCACCATCACGAGCATTAATCCCGATGGGACGGTGACGTACACTCACAATGGCTCCGAAACCCTTGCCGACAGCTTCACATATACGATCCGGGATCTCTCCGGCTTAACCTCGAATACGGTCACGGTGGACTTGACCGTGACCCCGGTCAACGATGCGCCCATTGCGGTGGCCGACGCCTTTACTGTCAATGAAGGATCGACCACCATCCTGAATCTTTCCAACAATGATACCGATCCCGATGACGGACTGGATCTGACCAGCATCACCATTGTCTCCGGACCCGCTAATGGCACCATCACGAGCATTAATCCCGATGGGACGGTGACGTACACTCACAATGGCTCCGAAACCCTTGCCGACAGCTTCACGTATACAATCCGGGATCTCTCCGGCCTTACCTCGAATACCATCAGGGTGGATTTGATCGTAAGCCCGATCAACGATGCCCCCGTCATCACCTCAAACGGGGGTGGAACCACCGCGAATGTTTCCGTTGTCACGGGCACCACGGCAGTGACTAATGTGAATGCCACAGATGCAGAGAGCAACCCTTGGACCTACAGCATTATCGGCGGTGCCGATGCGGCATTGTTTACCATCGATCCCGTGACCGGGGTCCTCACCTTTATCACCGCCCCCGATTTCCAGGCACCCGGCGATGTCGGGGCCGATAATATCTATGACGTGATCGTCCAGGTCTCCGACGGCCTCGCCGTCGATACGCAGGCCCTTGCCGTCACGGTTACCCAAGTCAATGTTCCGCCGCAAATTTTCATTCCACCGCCACCGGACTCTCCGCCTTCACCGGATCCCCGGCCCAGAGATACCGGCGAAGAGACTTCAGAGGACCAGGCCCCCGGTAATGGGGGCAGTCTTGATCCTGGCTCGCCAGGGAATATCCCTGACGGCGGCCAGGCCTCCACGATCACTGGCGCCAAAAATTCGGTGACGGAGAATACACTGGGACGACAGGAATTGCCGGCGAAGCAAGAGGATGGAGAACGCACAGGCATCGTGGGGATAGTGAATGACATGTGGAGTGTGCTCAGGAAGTCTCTTGATATCACAGCCTTTAAGAATGAAATCCGGTCATTGCTGCACCGATCAGGATTCCTTCAGGACCTGGATAGGGTCCGCGACGATGTTCAGGAGGTCGCCGCCACGGAACAAACCTACTTGGCTTCCAGCATTGCGGTCTCCACCGGGTTGTCGATCGGCTATGTCGTCTGGCTCCTGCGTAGTGGGGTGCTGTTGACCGCCCTGCTCTCCTCTGTACCTGCCTGGCAGTTTGTAAACCCCCTGTTGGTCCTGGATGCCGAAGGGAAGAAGAAGCAACAACGGGGGCAGAAAGACGTGGACGGCGATTCGGTGGAGTCCCTGTTTGAGAAACCCACCATATCTGCCGAGATAGGTGAGAAGAAGACCGGGGGCCCCGCTAAGGCCCTTCGATCCCGTTGGTTCAATTGGAATAAGGGATGA
- a CDS encoding hybrid sensor histidine kinase/response regulator produces MNILSTKSRLAFGQVSLLISVLLTASLFGLMPDRTGAVRQGRAALAESIAANSTILITQDDVDRLEGILQLVVDRNPDLLSAGLRTESGDWLVTIGDHETHWRDNNSDYSSNTQVTVAIWEGEDKWGQVELRFTPLIDEGWLGFITGPQPQLLLFVGLMCFIGFYLYLGKMLKQLDPSQAVPERVRSALDTMAEGLLVLDNKGQIMLANRAFATLLTKTPEALLGQAVGAFPWSDIEGHPLAPGTHPWHIALNSGEAQKNERVRLTLPDGTRLTFMINCSPILGSGAKNVGVLVSFDDVTQLEEAEIELLKSKEEAVAANQAKSAFLANMSHEIRTPMNAILGFTELIKRGYGRDSVETRKHLEIIHSSGKHLLDLINDILDLSKVESGRLEIERVRFNPYLVIMDVVRVLGVRAHEKGIELELKIPADVPETIIGDPGRIRQIITNLVGNAVKFTERGAVTVTAHAKQVAGELIQFHIDIADTGIGMNVEATQRIFEDFVQADASVTRKFGGTGLGLAISRKFARALGGDITVESQPGVGSVFKITLNAGSAVEVAWVTPEQALTIDESGMMQELTNWVFPSARILVVDDGPENREFVKVVLEGYGLSIDEAGNGLIGVEKAMASEYDVILMDMQMPEMDGLTATRTLRDRGLQTPIISLTANAMKGFEQELFDAGFSDYLTKPIDIDRFLAKLAQFLHGQPVGESSRQSVLPESSHHQASQIEDSSPIVSKLGSTNPKFANVIARFVGRLGEQLQAMDAAYSNRDMETLAKLAHWLKGAGGTVGFDVLNKPAADLEAGAKAADLAIIEQHLHRIHLLATRIAHGTQGTPEPVAMGLSSASKSAG; encoded by the coding sequence ATGAACATTCTTTCGACAAAATCCCGTCTGGCCTTCGGCCAAGTCAGTCTCCTTATCAGTGTGTTACTGACAGCGAGCTTGTTTGGCTTGATGCCGGATCGAACCGGAGCGGTTCGCCAGGGACGTGCGGCCTTGGCCGAGTCCATTGCTGCCAATAGCACGATCCTGATTACCCAGGATGATGTTGATCGCCTGGAGGGGATTTTGCAGTTGGTCGTGGACCGTAACCCAGACCTGTTGTCTGCCGGATTGCGAACTGAATCGGGTGATTGGCTTGTCACAATAGGTGACCATGAGACCCATTGGCGGGACAACAATTCGGACTATTCTTCAAATACCCAGGTAACGGTCGCTATTTGGGAAGGGGAAGACAAATGGGGCCAAGTCGAACTGCGATTTACACCGTTAATTGACGAAGGCTGGCTCGGGTTTATCACGGGCCCACAGCCACAACTCCTGCTATTTGTAGGTCTGATGTGTTTCATCGGATTTTATCTGTATTTGGGAAAAATGTTGAAGCAACTCGATCCCTCACAGGCTGTTCCTGAGCGTGTACGATCCGCTCTGGATACGATGGCAGAAGGGCTCCTGGTGCTCGACAACAAAGGTCAAATCATGCTGGCCAATCGGGCCTTCGCCACGTTGTTAACCAAAACGCCTGAGGCGCTCTTGGGTCAGGCGGTCGGAGCGTTTCCGTGGTCGGACATCGAAGGCCATCCGTTGGCACCGGGGACACACCCCTGGCATATCGCATTGAATTCGGGAGAAGCTCAAAAGAACGAACGCGTCCGATTGACTCTGCCCGACGGCACACGGCTGACGTTTATGATTAACTGCTCCCCTATCCTTGGCAGCGGGGCAAAAAATGTCGGAGTCCTGGTCAGCTTTGACGACGTCACGCAATTGGAAGAAGCGGAAATCGAGTTACTGAAGTCCAAAGAAGAGGCCGTTGCGGCCAATCAGGCCAAGAGCGCCTTCCTGGCCAATATGAGTCATGAGATCCGCACACCGATGAATGCCATACTGGGTTTCACAGAACTGATTAAACGTGGTTACGGACGTGACTCGGTTGAAACCCGTAAACACCTCGAAATCATCCATTCCAGTGGGAAACATTTGCTTGACCTCATTAACGATATTCTAGATCTCTCGAAAGTCGAGTCGGGGCGTCTGGAAATCGAACGGGTACGATTCAATCCCTACCTCGTAATCATGGATGTCGTTAGAGTCCTGGGCGTGAGGGCACACGAGAAGGGCATCGAACTCGAGCTCAAGATACCTGCTGACGTCCCGGAGACCATAATCGGCGATCCGGGCCGGATTCGCCAGATCATTACCAACCTCGTGGGGAACGCGGTGAAATTCACTGAGCGCGGCGCGGTCACGGTGACCGCGCACGCCAAGCAGGTTGCCGGAGAGCTGATCCAATTTCATATCGATATCGCAGATACCGGGATTGGAATGAATGTGGAGGCCACTCAGCGAATTTTTGAAGATTTTGTCCAGGCCGATGCTTCGGTGACCCGAAAGTTTGGAGGAACCGGCCTTGGACTAGCTATCAGCCGCAAATTCGCACGCGCCCTGGGTGGGGATATTACGGTGGAAAGTCAGCCGGGAGTCGGCAGTGTATTCAAGATCACACTGAATGCCGGCAGTGCGGTGGAAGTGGCCTGGGTCACACCCGAGCAGGCCTTAACGATCGACGAATCGGGCATGATGCAGGAACTCACCAACTGGGTCTTTCCATCGGCCAGGATCCTGGTCGTAGACGATGGCCCGGAAAACCGCGAATTCGTAAAGGTGGTCCTGGAGGGTTATGGGCTGAGCATCGACGAAGCGGGAAACGGTCTGATTGGAGTGGAAAAGGCTATGGCCAGCGAGTATGACGTCATTCTCATGGACATGCAAATGCCTGAGATGGACGGGCTCACTGCCACTCGCACCTTACGCGACAGAGGCCTGCAGACCCCCATCATTTCGCTCACCGCCAACGCCATGAAAGGCTTCGAGCAGGAGTTATTTGATGCCGGATTTTCCGACTATCTCACCAAACCTATCGACATCGACCGGTTCCTCGCCAAATTGGCGCAATTCCTTCATGGTCAACCAGTCGGTGAATCATCCAGACAATCCGTCCTCCCGGAGTCCTCGCACCATCAAGCCTCACAGATTGAGGATTCCTCACCCATCGTTTCCAAGTTAGGGTCGACCAATCCGAAATTCGCCAACGTGATTGCCCGTTTTGTGGGTCGCCTGGGTGAACAACTGCAGGCAATGGATGCTGCCTACTCGAATCGGGATATGGAAACCCTGGCCAAGCTGGCTCATTGGCTGAAGGGTGCGGGTGGCACTGTGGGGTTCGATGTGTTGAACAAGCCGGCTGCTGACCTGGAAGCCGGGGCCAAGGCTGCCGATCTGGCCATCATCGAACAGCACCTTCACCGTATTCACCTTCTGGCGACACGAATAGCTCATGGAACTCAAGGTACCCCAGAGCCCGTGGCAATGGGACTGTCCTCTGCATCAAAATCTGCCGGGTAA
- a CDS encoding putative bifunctional diguanylate cyclase/phosphodiesterase — METEQSDQRAYQSQHNDGVLLAKPVLNELGCDETSLTQATIMMVDDEETTMEIMRAYLEDAGYQNFVLVEDSSRAMQQIEEYRPDILLLDLMMPNVPGFEILQLVRDHPKLKHLPVIILTSSSDAETKLQALDRGATDFLAKPVDPSELKLRVRNTLAARAYQNQLAYYDALTKLPNRSLFLDRLAWFIQRAERHHDNLVLLHITLNQFKRLSTTFGPEISDQLISQIAERMSSCMRRSDVFGRGIPDSTELDSLFRVDGDEFSLLCPTMAHAEHATKLASRILKVMESPFNANGTEVYIAPSIGIASFPADATDVTALIQCAVGASTQANLHGKGGFNFYSSELNSQSLERLRMEADLRHAIEGDQLLLYYQPKVEVKSGHIIGVEALVRWQKPDGTLIFPDQFIPLAEETGLIISLGEWVLKEACAQLAKWQAQGIRLQVAVNVSAKQFNDGYLVQLVRETLQSTGIDAKYLTLELTESLLMGNAEQAVETLNHLMALGPKISMDDFGTGYSSLSYLKRFPIHELKIDRSFLSDITHNPEARALVSAMIYLAHEFSLTVVAEGVENQEQLDLLTTLNCDQYQGYFFSRPIRVEALTTLLHPQCLSDKT, encoded by the coding sequence ATGGAAACCGAGCAGTCAGACCAGAGAGCTTACCAATCACAACATAACGACGGGGTACTCCTGGCGAAACCCGTCCTTAATGAATTGGGGTGTGATGAAACCTCTCTGACTCAGGCCACGATCATGATGGTCGACGATGAGGAAACGACCATGGAGATCATGCGGGCCTATCTGGAGGATGCCGGTTACCAGAACTTTGTGCTGGTGGAGGATTCCTCTCGGGCCATGCAACAGATTGAAGAGTATCGACCCGATATTCTGTTACTTGATCTGATGATGCCGAACGTCCCGGGATTTGAAATCCTGCAGCTTGTGAGGGACCATCCCAAACTGAAGCATCTTCCTGTCATTATCCTGACCTCTTCCTCCGACGCGGAGACCAAACTCCAGGCTCTTGACCGGGGTGCCACAGATTTTCTCGCCAAGCCGGTCGATCCCAGTGAATTGAAGCTTCGGGTTCGCAACACCCTCGCCGCCCGAGCCTATCAGAACCAACTTGCCTACTATGATGCCTTGACAAAATTGCCGAACCGGAGTTTGTTTCTTGACCGATTGGCTTGGTTTATCCAGCGAGCGGAACGCCATCATGACAACCTGGTTTTGCTCCATATTACTCTCAACCAGTTTAAGCGCCTCTCCACGACCTTCGGGCCGGAAATCTCGGATCAGCTCATCTCACAGATCGCGGAGCGGATGAGTTCCTGCATGCGCCGATCAGATGTATTTGGGAGGGGAATACCCGATTCGACTGAGCTGGATAGCCTGTTTCGCGTGGATGGGGATGAATTCTCTTTATTGTGCCCGACAATGGCGCATGCCGAACATGCGACAAAGTTAGCTTCTCGTATTCTCAAGGTCATGGAATCTCCATTTAATGCCAATGGGACCGAGGTCTATATTGCCCCAAGTATTGGTATTGCGAGTTTTCCTGCGGATGCCACAGACGTGACAGCCCTCATTCAATGCGCTGTTGGTGCGAGCACCCAGGCCAACTTGCATGGAAAGGGAGGCTTCAATTTTTATTCGAGCGAACTGAATTCTCAAAGCCTGGAGCGCCTGCGAATGGAAGCAGACTTGCGCCATGCTATCGAGGGAGACCAACTGCTGTTGTACTATCAGCCGAAGGTTGAGGTGAAAAGTGGTCACATTATCGGGGTCGAAGCGCTGGTTCGATGGCAGAAACCGGACGGCACGCTTATCTTTCCGGATCAATTCATTCCCTTGGCCGAAGAGACCGGCTTGATCATCTCTCTGGGTGAATGGGTGCTCAAAGAAGCGTGCGCGCAATTAGCAAAATGGCAGGCTCAGGGGATACGGCTTCAGGTGGCGGTCAATGTGTCGGCAAAACAATTCAATGACGGCTATCTGGTGCAGTTGGTGAGGGAGACCTTACAGAGCACAGGGATCGATGCAAAGTATTTAACACTCGAACTGACGGAAAGCCTCTTAATGGGAAATGCCGAGCAGGCCGTGGAGACCTTGAACCACCTGATGGCCTTGGGACCAAAGATCTCTATGGATGATTTCGGAACAGGCTACTCCTCTCTCAGCTATTTGAAACGTTTCCCCATTCATGAATTGAAGATCGACCGCTCCTTTTTGAGCGATATTACCCATAACCCTGAAGCCCGAGCCTTGGTCTCTGCCATGATTTATTTGGCGCATGAATTTTCTCTGACGGTTGTTGCCGAAGGGGTAGAGAATCAGGAGCAACTTGATCTTCTCACCACCTTGAATTGCGACCAATATCAGGGTTATTTCTTCAGCCGACCAATCAGGGTTGAGGCCCTGACTACTCTGCTCCATCCCCAATGCCTTTCAGACAAGACATAG
- the lipA gene encoding lipoyl synthase codes for MTFIPTSEITPVSSSGKTSRRRNLPSWFKVRFRPGPHYQEIRQLMNTHRLHTICEEARCPNIWECWNNRTATFLILGDICTRRCHYCSVTTGRPSTVDREEPQRVADAVKLLKLRHAVVTSVNRDDLPDGGAALFAETIQRIRQENPECTVEVLIPDFQGQQTDLEIVMQAKPDILNHNIESVPRLFPSIRPQGKYQRSLQVLAWAKTMGGRTKSGLMAGLGESNDEIRQVMQDLRKVDCDILTIGQYLQPTLQHAPVSRYYSPEEFEEFKQEGTALGFQHVESGPLVRSSYHAEEQTHFH; via the coding sequence ATGACATTCATTCCTACTTCAGAAATCACTCCCGTCTCTTCTTCCGGAAAGACCTCACGCAGGAGAAACCTCCCTTCCTGGTTTAAAGTCCGTTTCCGGCCGGGCCCCCACTATCAGGAAATCCGGCAACTGATGAACACGCACCGCCTGCATACCATTTGTGAAGAGGCACGATGTCCGAATATATGGGAATGTTGGAATAATCGGACAGCCACCTTCCTTATCCTTGGAGATATCTGCACCAGGCGGTGTCATTACTGCTCGGTGACCACCGGACGCCCGTCCACAGTGGACAGAGAAGAGCCTCAGCGCGTGGCGGATGCCGTCAAGCTTCTTAAACTGCGGCATGCGGTCGTGACATCGGTCAATCGAGACGACCTCCCCGATGGAGGGGCCGCACTGTTTGCCGAGACCATTCAACGAATCCGACAGGAAAATCCCGAATGCACCGTCGAAGTATTAATCCCGGACTTTCAGGGGCAACAAACTGATCTGGAAATAGTCATGCAGGCCAAGCCGGATATTTTGAACCATAACATTGAGAGCGTCCCCCGCCTTTTCCCTTCCATTCGTCCACAGGGAAAATACCAACGCTCGCTTCAGGTTCTTGCTTGGGCTAAAACCATGGGAGGACGAACCAAATCCGGACTAATGGCAGGATTAGGGGAATCAAATGATGAAATTCGGCAGGTGATGCAGGATCTTCGAAAAGTGGATTGTGACATTCTGACCATCGGCCAATACCTTCAGCCGACTCTTCAGCATGCGCCGGTTTCTCGATACTATAGTCCGGAGGAATTTGAAGAATTTAAACAGGAGGGAACGGCTTTAGGTTTTCAGCACGTAGAGTCCGGACCGCTCGTCCGGAGTTCTTACCATGCAGAAGAGCAAACCCATTTCCACTGA